A window of Arcobacter acticola genomic DNA:
GGTTTACCATTCTTAGATTTAATTCAAGAAGGAAACATCGGTCTTATGAAAGCTGTTGATAAGTTTGAGTATAAAAAAGGTTATAAATTCTCTACTTATGCAACATGGTGGATTAGACAAGCAATTTCTAGAGCAATCGCAGATCAAGCAAGAACTATTAGAATTCCTATACATATGATTGAAACTATTAATAGAATTAATAAAATCATCAGAAAAGGTATTCAAGAAAATGGGAAAGAGCCAGATGTGGATGAAATCGCAAAAGAAGTTGGACTTCCTGTTGATAAAGTTAAACAAGTAATTAAAATCACTAAAGAGCCTGTATCTTTAGAAGCTCCAATTGGAAGTGATGATGATGGTAAATTTGGAGATTTCGTTCCTGATGAAAAAGCACCAACACCTGTTGATAACATCATGAAGGAAGATTTACAAGGTCAAATTGATCAAATTTTAGGTCAATTAAATGAAAGAGAACAAGCAGTTATCAGAATGAGATTTGGTCTTATGGAAGATGCAAGTGATAGAACATTGGAAGAAATTGGGAAAGAACTTTCTGTTACAAGAGAAAGAGTAAGACAAATTGAATCTAGTGCTATTAAGAAATTAAAGCATCCTAAAGTAGGTAAAAATCTTAAAAATTACGTAGAGAGCTAGAATCATGAGTTTTTTTGAAGAGTGGATTGAATTAGATTTAAATCCTATATTATCTTTTTCATCTACTTCAAAGATAATATATTCTAATTCTGAAGCACAGTTTTTATTAAATAGAATAAAACAAAAAGAGCTTTTTGATTTAGCTTTAAGTTATGCCCCAAAAACTTTTGGGGCACTAACTTCTTATATTGATTTAACAATTAAGAATTATACTTTTTATGCTATAACTGTAATGTATGAAAATGAAGATGAAATTCATATGAAACTGTATAAAAGTGCAATGGTAAAAAAAGAGAATACTCTTAATATAAAAAATATCAACGTTACAAATATTTTTACTTTAGTTGATTTATCAATTTCAACAAGTAAAATTAAATCAGATATCAATTTTATTAAGAACTATGATCCTTCTATCCCTGAGTTTAAGCTTGATGCTAGTTCATTTATAAAAACACTAAATCAAATTTTTGATGCCTTTAAAGGTAATAAAAATGTTTCATGTTCAATATTATTAAAAATTGGTGAATACATCAAAATTGATGAGAAAAAATATTCATTAATAAGTGTTGAAATTTCTACAGATAAAGAAAATGATTTCTCTTCTTTAAATATTAAAGAAAACAACTCATTTATTTTAACAAAAGATGATACTAAGGTGACAATAGATTTACCTTTAATTCTTTAAGTTTTCAAAGCTTTATTTTAAAAGCTTTGAAAATAAAACTCCAATTGGTACAATTCCCAATCCAATAATAAATGCAAGTGGTAAAAAGATACCATTATTGTTTAAAGCAAAAAATCCAAAAATCAATACTCCATAACCTAAGACTCTATAAATAGATAAAAAGCCTCCTGCTGAAAATAATGTATTTTTAAAAGTATTTTTCTTTACCTTTGATTTTTCATCATTTATAATCTCTTTAATTTTTTCAGGAGTTAATTCACTTTCAGGTATTTCTTCATATTCAGTATATAAATCATAAGGATCATCTATTTCATCAATTTTATCTCTTTGGTCTAAGCCATTTGATTGGGATAAATCAAGATTTGATATTCTACTTTGAATATTTTTTTTATAGGATAAAAAAGAAGCAATTGTAATAAATAATGATGAAAAGAAAGCAACCTGAGAATTTAAAAACCATAAACCATTTTGGAAAATAAATGCATAAAAGAAAATACAAAGGTCAATTATAATAAAGACCTTTGCAAACTTCAAAATTTCTGGATTAATCTTCATCATCAAAAGATTTATCTCCATGTTTTGCTCTATATGCATATCGAGGATCGTTTTCCATTCCTTCATATACTTTTTGTGCTTTTTTATATGCTCTATAAATATTTAAAATAGCTGCTGCGATTCCCCATGCAATTCCAACCCATAAAGCCCATGTATAACCTGTTAATTGTTTTAAACCATACCCAACACCAAAACCTATGATTATAGCAGCAACGATAGATATCCCTAGAGATAAACTATCAAGAGCTACTATCTTATCTTGGTGCTTTGGTTTTGGTTCAGTATTTTCATCTTTATTTACGTTATCTGACATAATAATCCAAAACTATGCTAAATATGTACAACAATAATCTGTTATCTCTAAAACTTTAATTTCAAAAGAACAATTAGCTGGAACTTCAAAATATTCTCCACCATTAATAGTCTCCCAGTTACTATCACCACAAGCTATTAAAATTTCAACTTTCCCTGAAATAATTTCCATATGTTCAGCTTCATTTGTTCCAAAAGTATATTCACCAGGCATCATAATACCTAAAGATTTTTTTACACCATTTTCATCTACAAAACTTCTACTTGTTACTTTTCCCTCAAAATATACATTTGCTTTTTTTGTTAACTCTACATTTTTAATTGTTGGCATTTTTATTCCTTTTTAGAAGTCCCTTCTAAAATGGGACCTTAAATATTAAATTTCTTTTAACGCTATAGCAAAGCTAAAGCTAAAGAAACAAACTTTAAAGAGAACAACGAGTTGTTCTTTAAACTATAAATTTTTCATAACTTCGTTAGCTGCACTAATACAAGCATCGATATCATCATTTGTTATTTTAGTACAAATAAATCCAGCTTCATATTGAGAACAAGCAAAATAGAAACCTCTTTTTAACATTTCGTGGTGAAATGTAGCAAATCTTTTGAAATCACAAAAACTTGATACTTCTTTGAAATTTGTTGGCATTTTATCTGCAAAGAAAAATCCAAACATACTTCCTCTTGCATCTGCTTGTAAACCAATATTATTAGAACTTGCTACTTCTTTTAATCCATTTATTAATCTAAGTGCTTTAGCATTTAATTCATCATAAACTTCAGGATTTGCTTTTAATTTTCTAAGACTCACTAGTCCTGCTGCCATAGCAACTGGATTTCCACTTAAAGTTCCTGCTTGATAAACAGCACCATCAGGGCTTAAATGACCCATGATTTCTTTATTAGAAGCGAAAGCACCAACAGGCATTCCAGCACCTATTACTTTACCAAAAGTGATAATATCAGCTTTTGTTTTTAAAATACCACTAGCACCTTTTAAAGAAGCTCTAAATCCTGTCATTACTTCATCAAAAATCAATAAAGCACCATTTGCATCACATAATTCTCTACAAGCTGCTAAAAACTCATCACTAGCTGGAACGAATCCCATGTTTCCTGCTATTGGTTCGATTATAATACAAGCAATATCAGATGAATCTTCAAAACATTTTTTTAAGTTTTCAATATTGTTATATTCACAAACTAAAGTATGTTTTGTTAAATCAACAGGAACTCCTGGACTACTTGGTGTTCCAAAAGTAGCTAATCCAGATCCAGCGTGAACTAAAAGTGAATCAGAATGACCATGATAACAACCTTCAAATTTTAAAATATCATTTTTCCCAGTTACACCACGTGCAAGTCTAATAGCACTCATAGTAGCTTCAGTTCCAGAACTCACAAATCTAACTTTATCAATATTCTCATACATTTCAACTATTTCACTAGCTAATTGTGTTTCAAGCAGTGTTGGTGCACCAAAAGATAAACCTTTTTTTGCAGTTTCAATAACAGCATTTTCAATATCTCTATCACAATGACCAAAAATAAGTGGTCCCCAAGATTGTACAAAATCTAAATATTTATTTCCATCTATATCAAATAAATAAGCACCCTCACCTCTATCTATAAAAGGGGGAGTTCCTCCTACACTTTTAAAAGCACGAACAGGAGAATCAACTCCACCTGGTATTACTTTACAAGCTTCTTCATAAGCTTTAATTGATTTATCAAACATTCACTTTCCTATTAATCATTTATTATGATAATTGTACTATAATCGCGCTATGAAAATTATTATCTTAGCCCTTATTATCTCAATATCTTTGCATTTTCTTGCATTTTATAATTATGGAAATAAAGAATTTAATGAAAAAAAGAATAAAGATGAAATTATAGAAAAAAAATCTGATGTAAAATTTGTAAAACTAAAGAAAAAAGAGATTACAGAAGAGATAAAAAATACTCCTGAAATTAAAAAAAATTTAGAGCCTGAAAAAACTGAAGAAACAAAAAAAGTAGAGAAACTATTAAATAAATTGAGCGAATCAAAAACTCAAAAAAAAGAGATAGAAAAAACTGAAACAAAAAAAATTGAAAAAATTGAAAAAAGAGCTGAAGTAAAAAAACAAATTGATGTTACACAATCAAAAGAATTTCAAGAAAAAGTATTAAAAGATCAAATTATTAAAAAAGATGATTCTTTACAAAATAGTATTTTAGAAAACTTTTTATCACAAAAAGAACCAATAAATAAAGAAATACTAAATGAACTTGAAAAACTATATGGTGAAGAATATCAAACTTTTACAAAAGTTCAGAAAGCATATTTAGAAAAAAATCTTAATAACTTTCAAGTTATTACACAAAGAGTTTTAACAAGACTAGGTTATCCTCCATTGGCTGCTAAACTAAAAATTGGTGGAGCAAATGTTATTGAATTTATGTTTCATCCAGATGGAAGTATTACAAATCTTAGAGTTACAAATTCATCTGGTTATGAAGTTTTTGATAAGTATTCTTTAGAGTTGATAGAAATTGCATATAAAGATTATCCAAGACCTACAACATCAACAAAATTAAAATTTAATGTTAGATACCAATTATACTAAGGCTAATTATGAATAAAATAAAAATATACTTTAAAAAACTGCTAAGAGGAGAGATATCACTTTTTATAGTATTTTGGTTTTGGTTTATTTTTATTTCTTTTTGTATAGAAGTGTTTTTTCAAATTGAATCTTTAAGTAATACTTTTTATGAAACAAACTATTTCCAATTATTTTTATATTTAATTATTTTAATATATTCCATATTAATATTTATGTTTGTTTTTAAAAGTGCAAATAATTATAAAGGCTCAAAAATATGGTCATTTCTTTCAAAAGTTATAGTATCAATAAATCTGTTTTTTTCATTAAGTTATTTTACAGATATTCTTGAATTTTATTTTTTAGAAGATTATTCTATTGAAAATGAAATTAAAGATTTTAGGAAAACATTACCTATGCAAGTTGATTCTGTGAGTATTTTAATAGATATTTATAAAGAAAAGAAAACAATATTTTATAATTATCAATTATTTAATATCTCACTGATTGAAGAAAATGATAAAAGTAGATTTACAAGACAAATACAAAATTCTCTTTGTGAAGATGAAATTAGTTTAAGTTTATTAAAAAAAGATTATATTTTAAATTATGAATACGTAAATGAAAAAGAAGAAAAAGTTATTAATATTCAAACTAAGAAAGATGATTGTGGAAAATCAATCTATGACTTAGAGATTTTAAATAAGGTTTTGGATGAACAAGGTATGCATTAGATATTCTTAAAATTATATTTATATCTTTCCCTCTAGGGATAGATATAAAATACTCTCTTTAAATTCTTTATTATTTATAATTTTCTCTCATAATTATATAAGTTCATATATCTAAATGCTAATAAATTTTCTAAAATAGCAAATGTCACTATAAAATTAATAAAAGAACTACCACCATATGAAAACAAAGGTAAAGGAATTCCAACAACTGGGGCAAATCCAATAACCATCAAAATATTAATACTCATATTAAAAAATATCAAAAGCCCCAAACCTGAAGCAAAAGCCCTGACTATATAATCATCTTTAAAATAATAATTCATGGTCAATAAATGCATAATAATTAATAAATATAAGAAGATTAATCCAATGGCTCCTAAAAAACCATATCTTTCTACAAAATAAGCAAAAATAAAATCACTTGTAGCAATTGGTAAAAACTTCAATTGAGTTTGAGTAGCCTCTTCACTTAATTTTCCAGTTAAACCACCTGAACCAATAGCAATAATTGATTGTTGTACGTGATAACTAGGTTTTTCTGAAATAAAGTCTGTGATTCTTTTTTTCTGATAATCTTTTATCAAATAAGTGTAAATAAAAGGTGAGGCAATACCAAGGGTAATAATAATAGTTGCCCAAATCTTCCAATTTACTCCTATTATAAATAATATTCCATAACCAACAAATAATAATACTAAAGCTGTACCTAAATCAGGTTCTTTTGCAATTAATAAAAATGGTAACAAAATATAAAATGAAAAATATAAAAAGTCTAAAACTTTATATCCATTTTTAGGAGGTGGTCTTTGTTGTATCAAATATCCTAACATTAAAATAAAAATAGGTTTTATTAATTCAGATGGTTGGATTGTAGTACCAAGGATAGGAATATGTATCCATCTTTGAGCACCAAGTTTTGATATACCTACGAACTCTACAGCCACCAGTAATGCTATACCAATCCAGTATAATGTGGGGATCATTCTTAATTTTTTTCTTATAGGTAAAACAAATACTATAAAAAATGCAAATAAGGAAATTGAGTAATAAAATAATTGCTTATTAGCTAATTGTTCGTTTGTTTCACCAATTAAATGGTATGATAAGAATATCAATGGTAAAACAAATATTATTAACAAATAATCAAAATGGGAAATAATTCTTTTATCAAATAAACGCATAGTGAAAGAGTATCTAAATATGGATAAAAATTTTATTGTAAATGAAGAAAATAGACTGGATAAATTTCTTGCATCAAAAATAGACGCATCAAGAAATCAAATCGAACAATTAATAAAAAAAGAATACGTAAAAATTGATGGTAAAACAGTAAGTAAAACAAGTTATAAATTAAAAAAAAATCAAAGTATTGATGTTCATTTTCCCCAAGCTGAACTAAATCCTACTAAAGATGAAAATTTTGTAAGAGAATCTCTAAAAGATAAAGATGTAGAAATTATTTATGAAGATGATCATATTTTAGTTGTAAATAAGCCTTATAATCTAACAGTTCATGATGCACCAAGCGTTAAAGATGCAACTTTAGTGGATTGGTTAAAGCTAAAAAAAATCTCACTTTCAACAATTAGTGGTGAAGAAAGACATGGTATCGTTCATAGACTTGATAAAGGTACAAGTGGTGTAATGGTAGTTGCAAAATCAAATGAAGCACACCTAGGATTGTCAAGACAACTAGAAGATAAATCTATGGGAAGATATTATCTTGCAATCATGGATATGCCTTTAAAAGAAAATATAATTGTTGAAAAACCAATAGGTAGAAACGTAAATAACAGATTAAAAATGTCTATTGAAGAAAATGGAAGAAATGCAAAATCTGCTTTTTCAAAGATTGCTTTAAGTGATAATGAAAAATTTGAATTAATAGCTGCAAAATTATATACAGGAAGAACTCATCAAATTAGAGTTCACTTAAGTTCGATGAATAGGCACATACTTGGAGATAATTTATATGGTTTTAAGGGCGAATTAAATAAAATAAATAGATTTTATTTGCATGCTTATTATCTTTATTTAACTCACCCAATAACAAATAAGCAAATGAGTTTCAAAGCAAATTTACCAAAAGACATAAATGAATTTCTAAATAAAAATTTTCAAAAGGAAAATATTGATGATAAACTTAATGAAAGCTACATCATTAACAGCTTTAATACTTCTATTTAGTGGATGTAATAATGTATTTGATAATTTAAATACTCCTACTACTCCAAGAGTAAATAATGCAATTGAATCTGTTGATTTTAATTCTATAAAATCAATTCCAGATATTGTATCTATTGGGTTTGAATGGCAAAAAGTGGATGATCCAAAAGTAATTGGATATAACTTTTATAGAACAGATTTACAAAAAGATGGTAAAACTCTTAAATTAGTAAAATCTATTGACAATAGATATGCAACACATTACGTGGATAAAGATTTAGAACCAAATACAAAATACGCATATCAAATATCTGCAAAAGCTGCTGATGGTAGTGAATCAAGAACAACAGAAGCTTATATCACACAAACTCTACCTCGAATTGTGCCTGTAAGTTTTGCACAAGCTGTTTCTGAATTACCAAATAGAGTAAAATTATTGTGGAGACCACATCCTGATAAAAGAATACAGTATTATAGAATTGAGAAATATAATGAAACTATAAATGAATGGATTCATCTAAAAACTGTAGAACAAAGATTGCAAGTTGAATATATTGATACTGGTTTAGACAATAATGCAACTTATAAATATAGAATAAAAGCTTTTACATTTAACGATGTAGAATCAGCTCCAACAGCTACACTTGTAGGAAAAACAAAAGCTTTACCTAAAGATGTTTCAAATATTAGTGTATCTAATAATCTTCCTAAGAAAATCAATATTACGTGGAATGCATCGCCTTCAAGTGACATAATAAGTTATGAGATTCATAGGAGTTCATATAGCGTATTAGGGTTTAGTAAAATTGCGACAGTAAATGCAGATACATTAGAATACTCAGATAAAATAAATGATGATGGTAGATATTACTATTATAAAGTACTTGCTATAGATAAAGATCATTTAGAAAGTAAATTTAACATGGATCCTAAAAAAGGAAGTACATTAGGTAAGCCTTTAAAACCTGTATTAACTCTTGCACAAATCCAAGGTAATAAAGCAATTTTAAACTGGAAAGCAGGAGATGAAAGAGCAATTTCATACAATGTTCAAAAAAGAATTAAAGTTAATTTTTTCGAGTATAAAACTGTAAATATAAATAATATAAACGATTTAAGATTTGAAGATACAGATGTTTTAAGTGGAGTTGAATATAAGTATTCAGTTCAAGCAAATGGAGAATTTGGATTAGTATCTGATAGAACAGATGAAGCTTCATTAACAATACCAAAATCAAAATCACAACAATAAGAAGATAAATGCCACATATAGTATTTGAAAGAAAAGAATTAATAACTACTCCATCACAAAAAGATGGAGTAGATTTTGAGTTTATTGCAAAATCTTATAACTTTACTCAAAAAACAAGAAAAACTGAATATAGAATTGCATTAAAAAATCAAGGAAAAGAATTTTTATTATCATTAAAACCAAAAGATGAAAATTTTATGATTAAAGCAGATAAAGTAACAAGGTTATCTCCTGTTACTCTTGTAAAAAATGCTTTGAATGCTTATGTTAGCTTAAACAATGCAAATGTATTATTTTCAAATACACATAATTTAAAACTAAAAGATGAATCAAAAAGTGAATATTTAAAAGATATTAACTATTTTGTTGATGAGTTTAATACTGAAAAAGAGATACAAATAGAGATTGGATTTGGAAGTGGAAGACATCTTTTACACCAAGCTAAAGTAAATCCTAATATCCAATTTGTGGGTCTTGAAATTCACTATCCATCAATA
This region includes:
- a CDS encoding RluA family pseudouridine synthase codes for the protein MDKNFIVNEENRLDKFLASKIDASRNQIEQLIKKEYVKIDGKTVSKTSYKLKKNQSIDVHFPQAELNPTKDENFVRESLKDKDVEIIYEDDHILVVNKPYNLTVHDAPSVKDATLVDWLKLKKISLSTISGEERHGIVHRLDKGTSGVMVVAKSNEAHLGLSRQLEDKSMGRYYLAIMDMPLKENIIVEKPIGRNVNNRLKMSIEENGRNAKSAFSKIALSDNEKFELIAAKLYTGRTHQIRVHLSSMNRHILGDNLYGFKGELNKINRFYLHAYYLYLTHPITNKQMSFKANLPKDINEFLNKNFQKENIDDKLNESYIINSFNTSI
- a CDS encoding AtpZ/AtpI family protein, producing the protein MSDNVNKDENTEPKPKHQDKIVALDSLSLGISIVAAIIIGFGVGYGLKQLTGYTWALWVGIAWGIAAAILNIYRAYKKAQKVYEGMENDPRYAYRAKHGDKSFDDED
- a CDS encoding energy transducer TonB: MKIIILALIISISLHFLAFYNYGNKEFNEKKNKDEIIEKKSDVKFVKLKKKEITEEIKNTPEIKKNLEPEKTEETKKVEKLLNKLSESKTQKKEIEKTETKKIEKIEKRAEVKKQIDVTQSKEFQEKVLKDQIIKKDDSLQNSILENFLSQKEPINKEILNELEKLYGEEYQTFTKVQKAYLEKNLNNFQVITQRVLTRLGYPPLAAKLKIGGANVIEFMFHPDGSITNLRVTNSSGYEVFDKYSLELIEIAYKDYPRPTTSTKLKFNVRYQLY
- a CDS encoding FtsW/RodA/SpoVE family cell cycle protein: MRLFDKRIISHFDYLLIIFVLPLIFLSYHLIGETNEQLANKQLFYYSISLFAFFIVFVLPIRKKLRMIPTLYWIGIALLVAVEFVGISKLGAQRWIHIPILGTTIQPSELIKPIFILMLGYLIQQRPPPKNGYKVLDFLYFSFYILLPFLLIAKEPDLGTALVLLFVGYGILFIIGVNWKIWATIIITLGIASPFIYTYLIKDYQKKRITDFISEKPSYHVQQSIIAIGSGGLTGKLSEEATQTQLKFLPIATSDFIFAYFVERYGFLGAIGLIFLYLLIIMHLLTMNYYFKDDYIVRAFASGLGLLIFFNMSINILMVIGFAPVVGIPLPLFSYGGSSFINFIVTFAILENLLAFRYMNLYNYERKL
- a CDS encoding fibronectin type III domain-containing protein, giving the protein MINLMKATSLTALILLFSGCNNVFDNLNTPTTPRVNNAIESVDFNSIKSIPDIVSIGFEWQKVDDPKVIGYNFYRTDLQKDGKTLKLVKSIDNRYATHYVDKDLEPNTKYAYQISAKAADGSESRTTEAYITQTLPRIVPVSFAQAVSELPNRVKLLWRPHPDKRIQYYRIEKYNETINEWIHLKTVEQRLQVEYIDTGLDNNATYKYRIKAFTFNDVESAPTATLVGKTKALPKDVSNISVSNNLPKKINITWNASPSSDIISYEIHRSSYSVLGFSKIATVNADTLEYSDKINDDGRYYYYKVLAIDKDHLESKFNMDPKKGSTLGKPLKPVLTLAQIQGNKAILNWKAGDERAISYNVQKRIKVNFFEYKTVNINNINDLRFEDTDVLSGVEYKYSVQANGEFGLVSDRTDEASLTIPKSKSQQ
- a CDS encoding pyrimidine/purine nucleoside phosphorylase — its product is MPTIKNVELTKKANVYFEGKVTSRSFVDENGVKKSLGIMMPGEYTFGTNEAEHMEIISGKVEILIACGDSNWETINGGEYFEVPANCSFEIKVLEITDYCCTYLA
- the hemL gene encoding glutamate-1-semialdehyde 2,1-aminomutase, with product MFDKSIKAYEEACKVIPGGVDSPVRAFKSVGGTPPFIDRGEGAYLFDIDGNKYLDFVQSWGPLIFGHCDRDIENAVIETAKKGLSFGAPTLLETQLASEIVEMYENIDKVRFVSSGTEATMSAIRLARGVTGKNDILKFEGCYHGHSDSLLVHAGSGLATFGTPSSPGVPVDLTKHTLVCEYNNIENLKKCFEDSSDIACIIIEPIAGNMGFVPASDEFLAACRELCDANGALLIFDEVMTGFRASLKGASGILKTKADIITFGKVIGAGMPVGAFASNKEIMGHLSPDGAVYQAGTLSGNPVAMAAGLVSLRKLKANPEVYDELNAKALRLINGLKEVASSNNIGLQADARGSMFGFFFADKMPTNFKEVSSFCDFKRFATFHHEMLKRGFYFACSQYEAGFICTKITNDDIDACISAANEVMKNL